A stretch of the Vicinamibacterales bacterium genome encodes the following:
- the argC gene encoding N-acetyl-gamma-glutamyl-phosphate reductase, which produces MAGATGYSGVELLRLLSRHPAAELVAAMGSAGAEPRRVPALRHVWDSPVTGLDVDALAASTDAVFLALPDHAAAEIAPTLVERGKRVFDLSGAFRLRDAALRKRWYPSTPDSPRPVVYGLTEHNRSRLRDSTLVACAGCYPTAAILSLKPLVEAGLIETAAPIIIDAKSGVSGAGKTPSERTHFSECHGSLSAYGVFEHRHAVEIEQELGTEVTFVPHLLPIDRGILETIYAVLTPDAGEADIATALHAAYDAAPFVRLTGRDLPEIKHVAHTNFCDIGWRVHPTRRQVVLVACLDNLVKGAAGQAVQNFNVAFGFDEGLGLQ; this is translated from the coding sequence GTGGCCGGGGCCACGGGCTATTCCGGGGTCGAGCTGCTCCGGCTGCTCTCGCGGCATCCTGCGGCCGAGCTGGTCGCGGCGATGGGGTCTGCCGGCGCTGAGCCGCGCCGCGTGCCTGCCTTGCGCCACGTGTGGGATTCGCCGGTTACCGGCCTCGACGTCGACGCGCTCGCAGCGTCGACCGATGCCGTGTTCCTCGCGCTGCCGGATCACGCCGCGGCCGAGATCGCGCCGACGCTCGTCGAGCGCGGCAAGCGCGTCTTCGATCTGTCTGGCGCGTTTCGCCTGCGCGACGCCGCATTGCGGAAGCGCTGGTACCCGAGCACGCCGGACTCGCCGCGACCGGTCGTCTATGGCCTGACCGAGCACAATCGCAGCCGCCTGCGCGACTCGACACTCGTCGCCTGCGCCGGCTGCTACCCGACCGCGGCGATCCTGTCGCTCAAGCCGCTCGTCGAAGCCGGCCTGATCGAGACGGCCGCGCCGATCATCATCGATGCGAAGTCGGGCGTGTCGGGCGCCGGCAAGACGCCGAGCGAGCGCACCCACTTCAGCGAGTGCCACGGATCGCTCTCCGCTTACGGCGTGTTCGAGCACCGCCACGCCGTCGAGATCGAGCAGGAGCTCGGCACGGAGGTGACGTTCGTGCCCCACCTGCTGCCGATCGATCGCGGCATCCTCGAAACCATTTACGCGGTGCTGACGCCCGATGCCGGCGAGGCGGACATCGCCACGGCGCTGCACGCCGCCTACGACGCGGCGCCGTTCGTGCGGCTCACCGGGCGCGATCTGCCGGAGATCAAGCACGTCGCGCACACCAACTTCTGCGACATCGGCTGGCGCGTCCACCCGACGCGGCGGCAGGTCGTGCTCGTCGCCTGCCTCGACAACCTGGTCAAGGGAGCCGCCGGCCAGGCCGTGCAGAACTTCAACGTCGCCTTCGGCTTCGACGAGGGGCTGGGTCTCCAGTGA
- the argB gene encoding acetylglutamate kinase yields the protein MSEPRTAHRLSATLLKLGGELLEDAGAMRTAATGVAALQASGPVAVVHGGGRAIDADLKARGKTPRFVDGLRMTDADTLDTVVSVLAGRINTAFVAALNAAGVKAVGLTGADAAIGLSTIAPPLQTTSGATADLGLVGVPSAGAPSQLLSDLLGLGYVPVVSSVGMTEDGALLNVNADVLAAHLARAIGAARLIIAGKTAGVFDADGRTCGRLDEEAARAMVAAGTARDGMVAKLGACLEAMAGGVEDVRIVDGRAGEYEQAPGTLLRSGSARATAAEH from the coding sequence GTGAGCGAGCCTCGTACAGCGCATCGCCTGAGCGCCACGCTCTTGAAGCTCGGCGGAGAGCTGCTGGAGGACGCGGGCGCCATGCGGACGGCGGCCACCGGCGTCGCGGCGCTGCAGGCCTCGGGCCCGGTCGCGGTCGTGCACGGCGGCGGCCGCGCCATCGACGCCGACCTGAAGGCGCGCGGCAAGACGCCGCGGTTCGTCGACGGGCTGCGCATGACCGATGCCGACACGCTCGACACCGTCGTCTCGGTGCTGGCCGGACGCATCAACACCGCGTTCGTGGCCGCGCTCAACGCCGCCGGCGTGAAAGCCGTCGGCCTGACCGGCGCCGACGCCGCCATCGGCCTCTCGACCATCGCGCCGCCGCTGCAGACGACGAGCGGCGCAACGGCCGATCTTGGATTGGTCGGCGTGCCGTCGGCCGGAGCGCCGTCGCAGCTGCTGAGCGATCTGCTCGGGCTCGGCTACGTGCCGGTGGTGTCGAGCGTCGGCATGACCGAGGACGGCGCGCTGCTGAACGTCAACGCCGACGTACTGGCCGCGCACCTCGCGCGCGCGATCGGAGCGGCGCGGCTGATCATCGCCGGCAAGACGGCGGGCGTATTCGACGCCGACGGACGCACCTGCGGCCGCCTCGACGAGGAGGCGGCCCGCGCCATGGTCGCGGCCGGCACCGCGCGCGACGGCATGGTCGCCAAGCTCGGCGCCTGCCTCGAGGCCATGGCCGGCGGGGTCGAAGACGTCCGCATCGTGGACGGACGGGCCGGCGAGTACGAACAGGCCCCAGGCACTCTCCTTCGCTCGGGCTCCGCTCGAGCCACCGCGGCAGAACACTGA
- a CDS encoding acetylornithine/succinylornithine family transaminase, producing MITTHPADPIALDEQHVLQVYKRAPVVFESGSGCTLVTREGERYLDLISGVGVASLGHAHPALARAIADQASRLLHTSNLFHHSLQAELASRLSALSGLPRAFFCNSGAEAVEACLKFARRFWYSQGTPRAGFVALTHSFHGRTLGAVSVTWDPHYRDPFQPLVPEVTFVDPKDPAAITAAITTDTAAVIVEPIQGEGGVRPIPQAAADAIIAACRRTGALLIADEVQCGLGRTGRPFYSSALGITPDLMALGKALGAGVPIGAAMFSDRVAAAAKPGDHGSTYGGNLLACRAALTFLDALENGLLDHVARAGAHLEQGLRAIAERQPAIRDVRGAGLMWGLDVDRPAAAIVDAARERRLLINRTSDTVLRLLPPYVITEQEIDEALPRLEAAIAAVVEGSRQ from the coding sequence ATGATCACGACACATCCCGCCGATCCCATCGCCCTCGACGAGCAGCACGTGCTGCAGGTCTACAAGCGCGCCCCCGTGGTGTTCGAGAGCGGCAGCGGCTGCACGCTCGTGACGCGCGAGGGCGAACGCTATCTCGATCTCATCTCCGGAGTCGGCGTCGCGTCGCTCGGACACGCCCATCCGGCGTTGGCGCGCGCGATCGCCGACCAGGCGTCGCGGCTGCTGCATACGTCGAACCTGTTCCACCATTCGCTGCAGGCGGAGCTGGCCTCGCGGCTGTCGGCGTTGTCGGGACTCCCCCGCGCGTTCTTCTGCAACAGCGGCGCGGAAGCGGTCGAGGCCTGCCTCAAGTTCGCCCGCCGGTTCTGGTACTCGCAGGGAACGCCGCGCGCCGGCTTCGTCGCCCTGACGCATTCGTTCCATGGGCGGACGCTGGGCGCGGTGTCGGTCACCTGGGACCCGCACTATCGGGATCCGTTTCAGCCGCTGGTGCCGGAGGTCACGTTCGTCGATCCGAAAGACCCGGCGGCCATCACGGCCGCGATCACCACCGACACGGCCGCTGTGATCGTCGAGCCGATCCAGGGCGAAGGGGGCGTGCGGCCGATTCCCCAGGCTGCCGCCGACGCCATCATCGCGGCCTGCCGACGCACCGGGGCGCTGCTCATCGCCGACGAAGTCCAGTGCGGCCTCGGCCGCACCGGCCGTCCGTTCTACTCGAGCGCGCTCGGCATCACGCCGGATCTGATGGCGCTCGGCAAGGCGCTCGGCGCCGGCGTACCGATCGGCGCGGCGATGTTCTCGGACCGCGTTGCGGCGGCGGCCAAGCCCGGCGACCACGGCAGCACCTACGGCGGCAACCTGCTCGCCTGTCGCGCCGCGCTGACCTTTCTCGACGCGCTCGAGAACGGCCTGCTCGATCACGTCGCCCGCGCCGGCGCCCATCTCGAGCAGGGGCTGCGGGCGATCGCCGAGCGTCAGCCGGCGATCCGCGACGTCCGCGGCGCCGGACTCATGTGGGGCCTCGACGTCGACCGACCGGCCGCCGCCATCGTCGACGCCGCTCGCGAGCGCCGGCTGCTGATCAACCGGACGTCGGACACGGTGCTCCGTCTGTTGCCGCCCTACGTCATCACCGAGCAGGAGATCGACGAAGCCCTGCCGCGGCTCGAAGCGGCGATCGCCGCCGTGGTGGAGGGATCCAGACAGTGA
- a CDS encoding GNAT family N-acetyltransferase — MTEQIVTAPIQLRGGVPEDAVAIHRLITANLSVGHLLPRTFDDVESHVQRFVVAVLDGAVVGCGELAPLSAEVAEVRSLVVDASHRGQRSGVTLVNALAERARELGYLTLCAFTHQPAHFIRLGFSIVPHVWVPEKIAHDCVACGLFRRCGQYAVSLPLRAGSGLRLEATAPPSRAVAAPRASVERLRLVPIPA; from the coding sequence GTGACCGAGCAAATCGTCACGGCCCCGATTCAGTTGCGCGGCGGAGTGCCCGAAGACGCCGTCGCGATTCACCGGCTCATCACCGCCAATCTGAGCGTCGGGCACCTCCTGCCGCGCACCTTCGACGACGTCGAGTCGCACGTGCAGCGGTTCGTGGTGGCGGTGCTCGACGGCGCGGTCGTCGGCTGCGGCGAGCTGGCCCCGCTCAGCGCCGAGGTCGCCGAGGTCCGTTCGCTGGTGGTGGACGCGTCGCACCGCGGCCAGCGGTCCGGCGTGACCCTGGTGAACGCCCTGGCGGAGCGGGCCCGCGAGCTGGGCTATCTCACCCTCTGCGCCTTCACGCACCAGCCGGCGCACTTCATCCGCCTGGGCTTTTCGATCGTGCCGCACGTCTGGGTGCCGGAGAAGATCGCCCACGACTGTGTCGCCTGCGGCCTGTTCCGCCGCTGCGGGCAATACGCGGTCTCGCTCCCGCTGCGCGCCGGGTCGGGCCTGCGCCTCGAGGCTACTGCGCCGCCGTCGCGCGCGGTGGCCGCGCCGCGCGCCAGCGTCGAACGGCTTCGCCTCGTCCCGATCCCGGCATGA
- the argJ gene encoding bifunctional glutamate N-acetyltransferase/amino-acid acetyltransferase ArgJ, translating into MTLLDIAGSVSAPAGFRAAGIACGIKKNGNPDLALIVSDRPAAAAAVFTTNKAQAAPVLVSKARLATSHGRARVVAINSGCANACTGPDGLATAHAMADAAARAVGVDPGEALVASTGVIGVAIDRGTVTKGIAAAAAALSETGGPAAARAIMTTDPFPKESAVEATSAAGTFRVGGIAKGSGMIEPLMAAPQATMLGVVTTDAEVSAPLLQRALAAVTDVTFNAITVDGECSTNDCVFALANGASGVTIGDAELELFIAAMRRVCEQLAIGIVRGGEGATKLVTIDVAGARTDAEAKQAARAIGNSPLVKTAVHGADPNWGRLVAVAGRAGVDFSLERARIQIGDVILFADGRPFDERAPEASVHLQGTNVSLFVDLGTGGTGRARMWTCDLSAEYVKINAEYRT; encoded by the coding sequence ATGACGCTGCTGGACATCGCGGGCAGTGTGTCGGCGCCGGCCGGCTTTCGCGCCGCCGGTATCGCATGCGGCATCAAGAAGAACGGCAATCCCGATCTCGCGCTGATCGTGTCGGACCGTCCGGCAGCCGCGGCGGCGGTCTTCACGACCAACAAGGCGCAGGCGGCGCCGGTGCTCGTGTCGAAGGCCCGGCTCGCCACGTCCCACGGCCGGGCCCGCGTCGTCGCGATCAACAGCGGCTGTGCCAACGCCTGCACCGGTCCCGACGGCCTTGCCACCGCTCACGCCATGGCGGACGCCGCCGCCCGCGCCGTCGGCGTCGATCCTGGCGAGGCGCTCGTCGCCTCGACGGGCGTCATCGGCGTCGCGATCGATCGCGGCACCGTCACGAAAGGGATTGCGGCGGCCGCGGCGGCGCTCTCCGAGACCGGCGGTCCCGCTGCCGCGCGCGCGATCATGACGACCGATCCCTTTCCGAAGGAGTCGGCAGTCGAGGCGACGTCGGCGGCGGGGACGTTCCGCGTCGGCGGAATTGCCAAGGGCTCCGGCATGATCGAGCCGCTGATGGCCGCTCCTCAGGCGACGATGCTCGGCGTCGTCACGACCGATGCCGAGGTGTCGGCGCCGCTCCTGCAGCGCGCGCTCGCGGCGGTGACCGATGTCACGTTCAACGCGATCACCGTCGACGGGGAGTGCTCGACCAACGATTGCGTGTTCGCGCTCGCCAACGGCGCGAGCGGCGTCACGATCGGCGACGCGGAGCTCGAGCTGTTCATCGCGGCGATGCGCCGCGTCTGCGAGCAGCTGGCAATCGGGATCGTTCGCGGCGGCGAAGGAGCAACCAAGCTGGTCACGATCGACGTCGCCGGCGCGCGCACCGACGCGGAGGCGAAGCAGGCCGCGCGCGCCATCGGCAATTCGCCGCTGGTCAAGACGGCCGTGCACGGCGCCGATCCGAACTGGGGCCGCCTCGTCGCGGTCGCCGGGCGTGCCGGCGTCGACTTCTCGCTCGAGCGGGCTCGCATACAGATCGGCGACGTCATCCTCTTTGCCGACGGGAGGCCGTTCGACGAGCGGGCGCCGGAGGCGTCGGTGCACCTGCAAGGAACGAACGTGTCGCTGTTCGTCGACCTCGGCACCGGCGGCACCGGCCGCGCGCGGATGTGGACGTGCGACCTGAGCGCCGAGTACGTGAAGATCAACGCGGAGTACAGAACATGA